AAAAAAGCACACATATCGGCAATCACAGAAGCCAGTGCCGCTCCTTGTACTTGCCACTGAAAAACCAGTACAAACACTAAGTCGAGGATAATGTTAACAATGTTGGCAATAATCAATTGCCACATAGCAGCTTTGGGCGCTTGGCGACCTAGTAGCCAACCAAGTAATACCAGGTTAGTCAGTGCAAACGGCATAGACCAGATACGAATTTGCACATATTGACGACAGTACATTTGCACTTGTTCACTGGCTTCGGTTAAGTGTAAAGCGAGAGATAGAATCGGTTGTTGAAAAACTATTGCGAAAAATGCCAACAAAAGAGCTAAACTGATCCCTTGGATAAGTAATTGTTGTTGGGTGTGATTGTCATTAGCGCCATAAGCTTGGGCGACTAATCCTGTGGTCGACATGCGTAAAAAACCAAGTAACCAAATCATCAAGGTGATAATGGTGCTGCCCAGCGCTACGCCACCAAGATAATACGCTTTACCTAAATGCCCAATCACTGCTGTATCAACCAAACCCAATAGGGGGATGGTAATATTTGACAAAATCATCGGTAATGCCAGTGCCATTAACCGACGATTTTTATCTCCATTATTGAGTAACTTAAACACAGACATTATTAAAGAGGCACCATGTTGATTATGGGAAGAGTGATGAGAAAGTGGTTTAACCTTTTGGCATTAAAAGGGCGCACTCTGAATTATACATCTTGTGTCATAGGGTTCCTACTTTGTAGCATTTTGCCTAATACGGCAACGGCAGTCGTTATTTTACAATATCATCATGTATCTGATACTACCCCTAAAAGAACCAGTGTGACGCCAGCGCAGTTTGCTGAGCAAATGCAGTACCTTGCCGATAACGACTATCAAGTTATTTCATTAACTGATGCTGTCACCGATATTAAAAATCAGCAAGAGGAAGAGTCGAAGCAGGTTGTGATCACTTTTGATGATGGCTACGACAGTATCTTTACTCAAGCAGCCCCTATTTTAGCCAAGCACCAATTTCCGTATACGGTGTTTTTATCTGTTGATCCTATTGATGCAGGCTATGAAGGCATGATGACTTGGGAGCAAGTGAAACAGTTGTCAGATCAAGGAGTAATTATTGCTAACCATACTAAAGGGCATGAGCATCTTATTCGTCAGCTTGATAATGAAACAATCAGCCAGTGGCGTCAGCGTGTTAAGCAAAATCTGTTAGATACCGAACAAAGAATTAACCAGCAAACGGGTCAAAGTGTCATGTTGTTGGCTTACCCTTATGGTGAATATCATACCCAGTTGGAAGCCTTGGTTGCCGAGTTGGGGTTTGTGGCCTTTGGTCAGCAATCGGGAGCGGCGGGAAAGTATTCTTCGTTAACGGCGCTGCCACGGTTTCCGATAGCGGATGCTTATGCTGATCTGCAAAGTTTAAGAGTGAAGTTTTCAAGCTTGAACATGCCTGTGTTAAAGCAAAATATCACCGATCCGCTATTAGCATTTGGACAATGGCAACCGCAGCTTAAATTAACCATCGATACGCAAGATATTTATCCTCATCAAGTCATGTGTTTTATTCAAGGGCAGGGTAGTCAGCAACCAGCTTGGATAAATGAAAACACCTTTACGATTCAAGCCACCACAGCGCTTAATCCAGGCCGCACTCGCTATAATTGCACTGCGCCAAGCAAATCTAAAGGTGATTATTATTGGTTTTCACAGCCTTGGATAAGAACAAAAGATGATGGCACATGGGTGGAAGAGTAATTCAATCTTATCATCACGATATTAGTGAAATTGCTAACTAACCTGAGATCGGTTTAAGCCATCGCCATCAACCCTGACTTTTCTGTAGGTGTGATGTTCAATGATGGCTTTTCTGGTTTTAGGCAATATGCGATTAATCCACCTAGCAAGTTCAACATGAATCCATGTAAACTCCTGTGTCTTGAATGCTCTATCTGAGAAATATTCTTCAGTTGGTCGTTGATGGTTTCAATGATGAACCGTTTAGACAGCATTGCTCTGTCCCAAGCCGCTAATATCTTCGCCTTCATGTTCTTTCGTTGAGTTGTTATAAGAGTGATCCCGTTTTCTTTCAAATCTTCAGTCAGCGCCTTACTGATATAACCTTTATCGGCGTAAAGCTTATCGAGTAGCCCTTTTGACAGTTCCCGAACGGGCTTTCTGTCATCCGTATTAGCAGGAGTAAGCTTAGCTGCCACAATATCGCCAAGATGATTGGTAATAATGTGCAGCTTAAATCCATAAAACCAGCCCATTGTTCCTTTGCCTCTTGCAGCCGTTCCTTTGAATACCTTGTGTCTCGGGATGCGTAAGTTATGGCAGACTTTAATGCTTGTAGAGTCAATAAACTCAATACCTGTAGGCACTCCTTTAACATGGGTAAAGAAAGCACTTAGTGGTATAAGCATCGATGGCATCACTTCAATAAATCGGGTGTAACTGAGAAGTTTAGGGAAATCATTTTTGTAATAACGACAGATAATTCCCAGATAAAAGTTTTTAAAATCACGCTGATGAGACATATGAAAAGCGACAATGATTGTCATAATTTCGCTTTCAGACATTCGTCCTTTACGATTACGCTTTCGCTCGCCACTTTCAAGTTGAAGTTGCTGCCACTGAGGTAGAAAAGCCTTACAAAAATCATCGACATGACAAAATAAATCTACTAGTTTACGCATAGCTGGTTCCTTTGTGGTCAATCCTTCTTGGTCGAAAGATCTGATCATGGAACCAGCTTTTAGTTCCCTTCTATTTTTATCCCGAATTCAGGTTAACTAAAATGGCTCACTATCTTATTAAAATCAGCTATCAACTCTTCATTTAAAATTTGCGGTGTTTCACCGGGTTTTGGCTTGGCTTTAAATACTGCGATTTTTTCACCTTGAGGCGACACCAATACATAAGATGCACTGTGATCAACTTGATAATTATCCCCATCCCCTACCATGGCATAGGCAAAACCTAAATCACGGCTGAAAGGAAATAGCCCGCTGTGTTCTGTGGTAATGGCTTTAAAATCACGATTGAAAAAATTAATGTAGTCAAGACGCTTAGTTTGCGTGTCACGCTGAGGATCGGCAGAAACAAACACGATTTGTATTTGATCGCTAATCGCTTGTAAATCGGGATAAGCCGCCGCTAATTTATTTAATGTGGTCGGACAAACATCAGGGCAAGAGGTGAAGCCGATAAAAAACAAACTCCACTTATTTTGCAGATCTTGGTTGGTAAAACGATTGCCGTATTGATCGCTTAACTCAAACGGCGCGAGTGCTCTTGGGGTATCAAATATAAAGCTGGTGGCTAAACCTAAATCAACCTGAGCAGGCATTGTTGCCTTATTCGTTTGATTATGACCAAGTGTTTGCTGCCACTGATACACTCCAAAACCAGCAGCAATCATTAATAGTAATGCAATCACAAATCCAGCTTTACTCATTTAATTTCCTTTTTATTTAATTAGCCATTAAGCCTTAATTTACCCAGAAATAATGGTCAACAAGTAACACAATAAATAACACCATTAAGTGATAAATTGAAAACTTAAATACATTCATCGCTAAGCCTTGGTAGTCATGATATTTAAGCTGCCATGCTTTATAAATAAAGCCACAACTGAGTAAGGTTGATCCCACTAAATAGACCGGGCCACACATACCGACCAAAACAGGAAGAAGGCAAGCAATCGCCAGTAAAATGGTATAAAGCAAAATACAAGTTTTAGTAAACTCAACCCCATGGGTAACAGGTAACATGGGAATATCGACTTTGGCATATTCCTTTTTACGGTGAATCGCCAGTGCCCAAAAGTGTGGTGGCGTCCAAGTAAAAATAATTATGACCAACAACAAAGCATGACCATGTAACTCATTAGTTACCGCTGTCCACCCAAGTAAAGGTGGCATGGCACCCGCTAGCCCACCAATTACGATGTTTTGTGATGTGGCGCGCTTTAGATAGGCTGTATAAACCAATGCATAACCAATCAAGCTAGCAAAGGTAAGCCAGGCGGTTAATGGATTAACCCAGGCATAAAGTAATACAAAGCCAAGGATGCCAATCGATACTGCAAAAATCCCCGCTTTGGTACCGGATATTTTTCCTTTGGGAAGCGGGCGGTTATAGGTTCTTGCCATTAAGCCATCAATGCGGCGATCAATTAAATGATTAAACGCCGCCGCCGCACCTGCCATTAAAGCAATGCCGGTCATGCCAACTAATAGCGGTTGTAAAGGAACTGCTCCTGGCACAGCTAAACACATACCGACCAAAACAGTCAGTAGCATTAGTGCGACGACTTTGGGTTTGGTCATTTCAAAATAAGCACGCCATTGCCAAGTGACTACAGCACTAGGGGCGTTGAGGATGAGCGGTTTTGTCATAGTTATGTCCTCTAATTACGCTTTACGCCATAAGGCATAGTTGATAAACACCATTGAAAGCAGCAATAGTGCTGCCCCACCATTGTGAGAAACCGCAATGCCTAATGGTAAGTGCATCACTACGTTGCTGATTCCAAGTGCAACTTGTAACACCACTAACAAAATAAGCACGTAACCACTTTGGCGCATCACAGTTGATTGTGCTTTAAGTAGTTTGATAGCGAGTAAAATTAATATCGCAGCAGTAACTACTGCCCAAAGTCGGTGGGTAACATGAATCGTCATGCGAGTGGCATAATCGAGCACCCCAAATTCAAAACTAGGGTGATGGCCTTGAAAGGGGGAAAAGGCATCGGCAAAGCGTAAATTATCCACCCAATTGCCTTCGCAAATCGGCAAGCTTGTACAAGCTAGAGCAGCATAGTTGGAGGAGGTCCAGCCGCCAAGCACGATTTGAATGATTAACACAACCAGCCCTGCCATTGCTAAAGGCGCAAGCTTACGTGCATAAATATCACCACCGGGTATGCGCAGTGGTTTAGTGCGTAAGTATAGCAACAGTAATAATGAGAATAAGCTAAATCCACCGATTAGATGAGACATGACGATAATGGGCATTAACTTCATGGTGACGGTCCACATCCCCAGTGCGGCTTGAAAAATGATTAATGCGGCAATAAATATGGGTAACTTTTTGGGCGCTTCTCGGTGTTTTAAACATAACACTAAAACCGCAAATACCATTAAGCCTAGTATGCCGGCAACATAGCGGTGGATCATTTCGAGCCAAGCTTTTTCTGGCTCAACCGTGTGTTCAGGAAAATGGGCTTCAACTTTAGCTAATTCATGGCTTTCATTTGGTACCGTTAAATGACCATAACAACCCGGCCAATCAGGACAACCTAGCCCAGCATCAGACAGCCGAGTATAGGCCCCCATTAAAATCACCATCAAGGTGAATACTAAAGTAAATTTTAATAAGTAATTGATTTTCATTAGCCAACCCTCGAAAGTTTTAACATTTTTCGAAGATCGGCAATCATGGCTTTGCCTTGAGAAATACTTGCATCACGACCAGCCACACTATCGTATTGCATTACTAAGCTACCTAGAGGATCAACAATGATCACAGGTTGATTAGCAAATACACTGGCAATTTTATTATTGGCATTGACAGTTTCAAACTGGATTTGTAATTGCTCAAGAGCCTGGGTATCGCTGTCTGGCTGCAATAAAATAACTGGGCTTACTCGGTCGCGGTCGCGTCCTAAAGCAATGTAACTTTGCTTTAGAACATAAAGACTATCCTGACACTGCTGTGCACAATTTGCGGGCAACAGATACACCATTTGCCACAAATGAGGCTTGGGGTTTTCTATTTCAAGTGCTTCATAAGTGAGATGAGTATCAAGTAATGCACCTTTATTGGTCGCACCGCCATGATATAAATCTAAACTCAGCACTAATTTAGCTGCTGCCACCGGTAAAACAAATGCCAGTAGTAGAATAAATAGTGTTTTATTACTTCTTTTAGGTTGGGAGTTCATTCCATCTCCTCTTATTACATCGTTATTGTTTATGGGTAAGTTGACGCCAGTTTTTAATGGCGAGCCAAGTCATTAATCCTAAAAATACCGCAGCCATGGTGAACCATTGCAATGCATAGCCTTGATGCTTTTGCGCTGACAAAGGAATGGGGTGCCAAGGTTGGGGTAAAGTTGAATGCGGTACATTATCTGGTTGGAGTACAACAGGTAGAACGGGATAACCTAGATGTTCGGCTAGCTCATTCATGGCGAGGTTTTGAATTCGAGTAGGGTTACCGCTTTCTGCCAATAAATGTTCGCTCAACGGATTAGCTTGCTTTTGATAAACTCGGCCAATGAGAGTGTAGTCTCCTGCGGGAATAGCAGGTATTTGCGGTAACACACGGCGATCTTTATCTGCGCCAATAAAGCCTAACTCTACTACTATCTTTGTTGACTCTGGTTGAATACTGAAAACTTGATAAACTAAGTAGCCAACTTGCCCTTCAAATACTTGATTATCCAGCAGTAAAATGGAGTTTGTTACGGGAGAGGCGGAAATGGCTAATCGATAACCCGTTAACGACGCAGCTTGGTCTTGATTCGGTAGCGCTTGAATAGTATTTTGTAGTTGCTCAACACTCAGGGCAGGTTGGCTTTGACGCGCCAATAATGTTTGTTCCCACGCTTGTTTGTACTGTGCGCGTTCAAGTTGCCATAAACCAAGCTTGACCAAAACGCTAAACACGCTCACAGTAATAAGAATAAATATCAAGGTAGCCCAACCTAAACCAGCAAAAGGATTGCCAGTGACAGCCCCTCTGATCGTTAAGTTAGTTTTAGTGCTACTGCTTGTATTCATTCTTTTCAATTTAGCCCGTGCATTATTTATTATGGTTAAAGGAGAAAACAAACAATCCATGAGTCCTTTTTTAGGGAGAAGAGTGATGTTTTCTGCCTTGGTGGTGATCCTATTATTAATTGCCATGGGATTAGGCGTTATTCAGCCTAACCCACGGCCTTACTAATTTATGTTATTGATTTGCTTACAACACATAGACAAACACAAATAAACATAACCAAACTACGTCCACAAAATGCCAATACCAACTACCGGCTTGGAAGGCAAAATGCTTGTCTGCAGTGAAATGCCCCTTTACTACCCTAAGCCAAAGGATGATAAGAAATATGGTACCTAATGTGACATGCATACCGTGAAAACCAGTTAGCAAGAAAAAGGTGTTACCGTAAATTCCTGACTCTAGGGTTAACCCCATTTCATGATAAGCATGGGTGTACTCTTCAACCTGTAAGAATAAAAATACGGCACCTAATGCAATGGTTAATGCTAACCAAATAGTTAATGGTGTACGTTTGGCTTTTTCTAAACTGGTGTGAGCAAAATGCAGCGTGACCGATGATGTCAGCAGTATTATCGTATTGATTAATGGCAATCCTGTCCAAGGCATGGCTTCGGTTGTGGTGCCATCAGGCGTTTTAATTAATGGCCACATGGCTTCAAACGTTGGCCATAGAATTTCATGGGTCATGGCATTATTTGATGCGCCACCTAACCAAGGGACCGCTACCGTACGGGCATAAAATAATGCCCCAAAAAACGCGCCAAAAAACATGATTTCAGAAAAGATAAACCAGCTCATTCCTTGACGAAATGACCGGTCCATCTGAGCTGAATATAAGCCTGACATTGACTCATCAATCACATTTTTAAACCAGCCGAAAAGCATACATAAAATCACCACAATACCGGCAATTAAAATATAGCCCCCCGAACTTTGTTCAGTCGAAAGTTGTTGTACATAAGTGCCAGCTCCAAAGGCGATTAAAAATAGCCCTATGGCGCCCACAATAGGCCAAACACTTTGTGCTGGCACATAATAAGCTTCGTGCTTTGTTGTCATTTTGCTGCTCCTTGCTTTATGCCACCACCAACTTTGGCTGTGATGTCATAAAGGGTATAAGAGAGGGTCAATGTATTGATGGATGCTGGTAAATCAGGATCCACATAAAATATCAATGGAAGTTCAGCGCTGGCTGATGCCGCAAGCGGTTGTTGATTAAAACAAAAGCATTCTGTTTTATTAAAATATGCCGCACCTTGCCCCGGCGATACCGAGGGGATTGCTTGCCCGACGGTATCTTTGGCAGACAGGTTACGTGCATGAAATTTAGCGTGTGTCAGTTCGCCTGGGTGAACCTCAATACTGTTCACTGTTGGGGTAAACTCCCACGCCATTCCTGATTGCACATGTGCAACAAACTCAATGGTTACCGTTCTATTTTTATCAACAATGACCGCTTCGTAAGTGCTGGCTGTGTTTTGAGGTTTTCCGTTAATTCCCAAAGCATCGCACAGCACATCGTACAAAGGCACCAAAGCAAAACCAAAGCCGAACATGCCGAGCGATCCTAAAATCAGCATGGTGACTAATTTACGGTTTGATTTTGTTGGCTGAGTCATCTCATTTCACCTCTGGTGGTGTGGTGAAGGAGTGGTATGGTGCTGGACTTGCGATGGTCCACTCCAAGCCTTCTGCTCCTTCCCAAGGTTTATCTGGTGCTTTTTCGCCGCCTTTAATACATTTGAGTACTACAGCTAAAAAGATAAGTTGAGATAAACCAAAGGCAAAACCACCAATAGAAACAATTTGGTTAATGTCTGCAAATTGGATGGCGTAATCAGGAATACGACGCGGCATACCCGCCAGCCCTAAAAAGTGCATAGGGAAAAACAGCACGTTAACCGAAATCACACTGCACCAAAAATGCCAGCGGCCTAAGGTTTCGCTATACATGTGACCTGTCCATTTGGGCAGCCAATAATAGGCTGCCGCCATAATCGAGAATACGGCTCCGGTTACCAGTACATAATGGAAGTGCGCAACCACAAAGTAGGTATCATGATATTGGAAATCAGCAGGGGTAATCGCCAGCATTAATCCTGAGAAGCCACCAATGGTGAACAAAATGATAAAAGCTAATGCAAATAACATAGGTGTTTCGAATGTCATTGACCCACGCCACATGGTCGCTACCCAGTTAAATACCTTAACGCCTGTCGGCACGGCAATTAGCATGGTGCAGTACATGAAAAACAGTTCGGCAAATACTGGCATACCTGTGGTGAACATATGATGTGCCCACACAAGGAATGACAAAATAGCAATACTGGCCGTGGCATAAACCATCGACGAGTAACCAAACAGTTTTTTACGACTAAACGCAGGGATAATGGCAGAGATAATACCGAATGACGGTAAAATCATAATGTACACTTCAGGGTGGCCGAAGAACCAGAAAATATGCTGGAACATAACTGGGTCACCACCACCTGCAGCATCAAAGAAGCTGGTTCCAAAGTACTTATCGGTTAATACCATGGTGACCACGCCGGCCAACACTGGCATGACCGCAATTAATAAAAATGCGGTAATTAACCAAGTCCAAACAAATAAAGGCAGCTTCATCCATGTCATGCCTGGAGCGCGCATATTGACAATGGTCACAATGACGTTAATGGCGCCCATAATGGAGCTGATCCCCATAATATGCACTGAAAACACAAATAGTGCCGTACTGTCTGGGCTGTAAGTTGTTGATAGCGGGGCATAGAATGTCCAGCCAAAGTTAGGTCCACCGCCTTCCATAAATAGCGAGCTAAGCAAAATAGCAAACGCAAAAGGTAAAATCCAAAAACTCCAGTTGTTCATTCTTGGTAGCGCCATATCTGGTGCACCAATCATCATAGGAATAAGCCAGTTAGCCAAGCCGGTAAAGGCGGGCATGACTGCACCAAACACCATGATAAGACCATGAACTGTGGTCATTTGGTTAAAAAAGTTTGGTTCAACCAGTTGTAATCCGGGTTGAAATAACTCGGCGCGAATGACCATGGCCATAGCGCCACCGGTTAAAAACATAATAAAACTGAACCATAAATATAATGATCCAATGTCTTTATGGTTAGTTGTTAGCAGCCAGCGCATGATGCCTTTTGGGGCACCGTGATGGTGATCATCATGGGCTGCAGCAATGTCGTGCGTAGTTGTGCTCATCATTATCCCCTATTGTCCATGGCTGTTAACGTCAGTGGCTTGCACTGTGTCGCCAGAATTATTACCCCATGCATTGCGCTCATAAGTAATTACCGCGGCCATTTGGCGTGGCGATAATGAGCTTGCAAACGCTTGCATTGCCGTCCCTGGTTTACCATTGCGAACAATGTCGATATGTTCATCAACAGGGCCTGTAATGATAGGACTACCAATGAGAGAGGGGAATGCGCCAGGTAAACCTGCGCCAGTTGCCTGATGACATGCAGCACAGCTGGTAGTGTATACTTGCAGGCCTTCTGTCATGAGCTCTTCATGGCTTAGCTCTGTTAGATCTACAGGCATGACAGTGGCAGCCATATCAGAAGCTTGAGCAGCAACTGCCTCGACCGCCACAGATATGGTTTCATCTATCGCATTAGTAATGCTTGCGGACGTATCAGCAGGCATGGCATCACCATTGGCGGCGTTACTCACATCAATAGCTTGAATCACATCCCCTGTATCATTACCCCAAGCATTGCGCTCATAAGTAACTACAGCCGCAATTTCTTTAGCAGTTAATTGCTTGTCAAATGCTTGCATGGCCGTTCCTGGTTTTCCGTGAAGGACAATATCGATATGACCAGCAACTGGACCTTTGATTAATGGGCTACCAATTAATGATGGGAATACACCAGGCAGACCTGCGCCATTAGGTTGGTGACAAGCCGCGCATCGTGCCATGTAAATTTGTTCACCTTGAGTCATTAACTCATCTTTTGATAGGGTTTCCGACAATGCTGCTTGGGCTGCTGCCTGTGCATTTTTAGCCAAGTTTTTTTGGTCAGCTAGCCATGCGTCGTAGTCAGCTTCTGGTAAAGCTTGCACCACTACAGGCATAAAACCATGATCTTTACCGCAAAGCTCTGCACATTGACCGCGATAAATGCCAGGCTTATCAATTTTTGTCCAAGCTTCATTAATAAAGCCTGGGTTCGCATCTTTTTTAACGGCAAAAGCAGGTACCCACCATGAGTGGATTACATCATCAGATGTCATTAAAAAGCGAACTTTGCGATTTATGGGTAGCACTAAAGGCTTGTCCACTTCCAAAAGATAAGTATCACTTTTAATTGCGTTACCATCAATCTGTTCGCGAGGCGTGGATAAAATACTGTAAAACTCGACACCTTCATTGAAATAGCTGTAATGCCATTTCCACTGAGAACCGGTAATTTTAACTGTTAAATCTGCATTTGAAGGGTCTTCCATAGCAATTAACGTTTTTGTGGCGGGGATCGCCATGCCAATTAATATGATAAAGGGGATCACTGTCCATGCAATTTCCACTTTTGTACTTTCGTGGAAGTTTGCGGCGACTGCGCCTTTTGATTTGCGGTGATAGATCATGGAATAAATCATTATTCCAAACACTATCAAGCCAATAACACAGCAGATGTAAAGAATTATCATATGGAGGTCATAAACCTTGCCACTGATCTCTGTTACACCTTGTGTCATGTTGAGGGGCATTTCGTTTGCCCCAAGGGGAGGTGCCAGTAACACCGCCATTAAACAATACAACCATTG
This Shewanella aestuarii DNA region includes the following protein-coding sequences:
- a CDS encoding polysaccharide deacetylase family protein → MRKWFNLLALKGRTLNYTSCVIGFLLCSILPNTATAVVILQYHHVSDTTPKRTSVTPAQFAEQMQYLADNDYQVISLTDAVTDIKNQQEEESKQVVITFDDGYDSIFTQAAPILAKHQFPYTVFLSVDPIDAGYEGMMTWEQVKQLSDQGVIIANHTKGHEHLIRQLDNETISQWRQRVKQNLLDTEQRINQQTGQSVMLLAYPYGEYHTQLEALVAELGFVAFGQQSGAAGKYSSLTALPRFPIADAYADLQSLRVKFSSLNMPVLKQNITDPLLAFGQWQPQLKLTIDTQDIYPHQVMCFIQGQGSQQPAWINENTFTIQATTALNPGRTRYNCTAPSKSKGDYYWFSQPWIRTKDDGTWVEE
- a CDS encoding IS982 family transposase, which produces MRKLVDLFCHVDDFCKAFLPQWQQLQLESGERKRNRKGRMSESEIMTIIVAFHMSHQRDFKNFYLGIICRYYKNDFPKLLSYTRFIEVMPSMLIPLSAFFTHVKGVPTGIEFIDSTSIKVCHNLRIPRHKVFKGTAARGKGTMGWFYGFKLHIITNHLGDIVAAKLTPANTDDRKPVRELSKGLLDKLYADKGYISKALTEDLKENGITLITTQRKNMKAKILAAWDRAMLSKRFIIETINDQLKNISQIEHSRHRSLHGFMLNLLGGLIAYCLKPEKPSLNITPTEKSGLMAMA
- a CDS encoding SCO family protein, with the translated sequence MSKAGFVIALLLMIAAGFGVYQWQQTLGHNQTNKATMPAQVDLGLATSFIFDTPRALAPFELSDQYGNRFTNQDLQNKWSLFFIGFTSCPDVCPTTLNKLAAAYPDLQAISDQIQIVFVSADPQRDTQTKRLDYINFFNRDFKAITTEHSGLFPFSRDLGFAYAMVGDGDNYQVDHSASYVLVSPQGEKIAVFKAKPKPGETPQILNEELIADFNKIVSHFS
- the cyoE gene encoding heme o synthase, with the translated sequence MTKPLILNAPSAVVTWQWRAYFEMTKPKVVALMLLTVLVGMCLAVPGAVPLQPLLVGMTGIALMAGAAAAFNHLIDRRIDGLMARTYNRPLPKGKISGTKAGIFAVSIGILGFVLLYAWVNPLTAWLTFASLIGYALVYTAYLKRATSQNIVIGGLAGAMPPLLGWTAVTNELHGHALLLVIIIFTWTPPHFWALAIHRKKEYAKVDIPMLPVTHGVEFTKTCILLYTILLAIACLLPVLVGMCGPVYLVGSTLLSCGFIYKAWQLKYHDYQGLAMNVFKFSIYHLMVLFIVLLVDHYFWVN
- a CDS encoding COX15/CtaA family protein — its product is MKINYLLKFTLVFTLMVILMGAYTRLSDAGLGCPDWPGCYGHLTVPNESHELAKVEAHFPEHTVEPEKAWLEMIHRYVAGILGLMVFAVLVLCLKHREAPKKLPIFIAALIIFQAALGMWTVTMKLMPIIVMSHLIGGFSLFSLLLLLYLRTKPLRIPGGDIYARKLAPLAMAGLVVLIIQIVLGGWTSSNYAALACTSLPICEGNWVDNLRFADAFSPFQGHHPSFEFGVLDYATRMTIHVTHRLWAVVTAAILILLAIKLLKAQSTVMRQSGYVLILLVVLQVALGISNVVMHLPLGIAVSHNGGAALLLLSMVFINYALWRKA
- a CDS encoding SURF1 family protein, yielding MNTSSSTKTNLTIRGAVTGNPFAGLGWATLIFILITVSVFSVLVKLGLWQLERAQYKQAWEQTLLARQSQPALSVEQLQNTIQALPNQDQAASLTGYRLAISASPVTNSILLLDNQVFEGQVGYLVYQVFSIQPESTKIVVELGFIGADKDRRVLPQIPAIPAGDYTLIGRVYQKQANPLSEHLLAESGNPTRIQNLAMNELAEHLGYPVLPVVLQPDNVPHSTLPQPWHPIPLSAQKHQGYALQWFTMAAVFLGLMTWLAIKNWRQLTHKQ
- a CDS encoding DUF2909 domain-containing protein, encoding MTAPLIVKLVLVLLLVFILFNLARALFIMVKGENKQSMSPFLGRRVMFSALVVILLLIAMGLGVIQPNPRPY
- a CDS encoding cytochrome c oxidase subunit 3: MTTKHEAYYVPAQSVWPIVGAIGLFLIAFGAGTYVQQLSTEQSSGGYILIAGIVVILCMLFGWFKNVIDESMSGLYSAQMDRSFRQGMSWFIFSEIMFFGAFFGALFYARTVAVPWLGGASNNAMTHEILWPTFEAMWPLIKTPDGTTTEAMPWTGLPLINTIILLTSSVTLHFAHTSLEKAKRTPLTIWLALTIALGAVFLFLQVEEYTHAYHEMGLTLESGIYGNTFFLLTGFHGMHVTLGTIFLIILWLRVVKGHFTADKHFAFQAGSWYWHFVDVVWLCLFVFVYVL
- a CDS encoding cytochrome c oxidase assembly protein → MTQPTKSNRKLVTMLILGSLGMFGFGFALVPLYDVLCDALGINGKPQNTASTYEAVIVDKNRTVTIEFVAHVQSGMAWEFTPTVNSIEVHPGELTHAKFHARNLSAKDTVGQAIPSVSPGQGAAYFNKTECFCFNQQPLAASASAELPLIFYVDPDLPASINTLTLSYTLYDITAKVGGGIKQGAAK
- the ctaD gene encoding cytochrome c oxidase subunit I, translated to MSTTTHDIAAAHDDHHHGAPKGIMRWLLTTNHKDIGSLYLWFSFIMFLTGGAMAMVIRAELFQPGLQLVEPNFFNQMTTVHGLIMVFGAVMPAFTGLANWLIPMMIGAPDMALPRMNNWSFWILPFAFAILLSSLFMEGGGPNFGWTFYAPLSTTYSPDSTALFVFSVHIMGISSIMGAINVIVTIVNMRAPGMTWMKLPLFVWTWLITAFLLIAVMPVLAGVVTMVLTDKYFGTSFFDAAGGGDPVMFQHIFWFFGHPEVYIMILPSFGIISAIIPAFSRKKLFGYSSMVYATASIAILSFLVWAHHMFTTGMPVFAELFFMYCTMLIAVPTGVKVFNWVATMWRGSMTFETPMLFALAFIILFTIGGFSGLMLAITPADFQYHDTYFVVAHFHYVLVTGAVFSIMAAAYYWLPKWTGHMYSETLGRWHFWCSVISVNVLFFPMHFLGLAGMPRRIPDYAIQFADINQIVSIGGFAFGLSQLIFLAVVLKCIKGGEKAPDKPWEGAEGLEWTIASPAPYHSFTTPPEVK
- the coxB gene encoding cytochrome c oxidase subunit II, which gives rise to MKQWLYCLMAVLLAPPLGANEMPLNMTQGVTEISGKVYDLHMIILYICCVIGLIVFGIMIYSMIYHRKSKGAVAANFHESTKVEIAWTVIPFIILIGMAIPATKTLIAMEDPSNADLTVKITGSQWKWHYSYFNEGVEFYSILSTPREQIDGNAIKSDTYLLEVDKPLVLPINRKVRFLMTSDDVIHSWWVPAFAVKKDANPGFINEAWTKIDKPGIYRGQCAELCGKDHGFMPVVVQALPEADYDAWLADQKNLAKNAQAAAQAALSETLSKDELMTQGEQIYMARCAACHQPNGAGLPGVFPSLIGSPLIKGPVAGHIDIVLHGKPGTAMQAFDKQLTAKEIAAVVTYERNAWGNDTGDVIQAIDVSNAANGDAMPADTSASITNAIDETISVAVEAVAAQASDMAATVMPVDLTELSHEELMTEGLQVYTTSCAACHQATGAGLPGAFPSLIGSPIITGPVDEHIDIVRNGKPGTAMQAFASSLSPRQMAAVITYERNAWGNNSGDTVQATDVNSHGQ